Part of the Labrenzia sp. PHM005 genome is shown below.
GGCCCTTTGAAACGAACGCGGACGGCGAACTTAACCCGACCTACCGTTGCTTGTTTCCAAAAAAACCGCGCGCGGGCCTCCTTCCAACCTGTGCGGAAGCCGGGGTGCTGGGTGCGCTCACGGGGATCCTGGGTACGATGCAGGCGATGGAAGTCTTGAAAGAACTGACCGGGACAGGCGAGGGGCTCACCGGCCGATTGATGATGTTCGACGCCAAAGCCTTCCGGATGGAAACCATCCGTTACAAACGCTCCCCGAAAAATCCGCTCAATGGTGACAATCCCAAAACCTGGGTCGAGCTGCTTGAACAAGGATAGGCACGCGTTGCGCTAAATTTGATCATTCCAAACACCCAGTTTTGACGCATAGTTCATCCTGAACTTCAAAAATCCGGATTCAAGAATATCATGCACCCAAGATTTGCCCCTTATCTCTTCGGCGCCATGCTGTCCGGATCGATGTCGTTCATTGTGTCCGGCATTGCCACCTTCCGCGCGATTGGTCCGCATCCTGAGTTTTTCAGTTTCTGGATTGAATCCTGGCTTTTTGCCTGGGCGGTCGCCTTTCCGGCGGTCCTGGTTTTGGCACCAATTGTCCGGAAAATTGTCGCCAAACTGGTCAAGGCGCCAGAAGAATAAGCGCCCCAGCCATCATCCTTTGACAAAGCCTTCCCCAGCGGCGATACCTCGAAGCCATGTCGGATATCAAAGTTAAAATCTGCGGTCTGTCGACCGAAGACACCATGGAAGCGGCGCTGGAGGCGGGAGCGGATATGGTCGGGCTGGTGTTTTTCCCAAAAAGCCCGCGCCATGTGAGCCTCATGGATGCTTGCAAGCTGGCCGATATGGCGCGAGGCAAGGCAGACATTGTCGCGCTGACCGTCAATATGGATTTGGACGGGCTATCGCGCATCAATGAGCTGGTGGCGCCGGACTATTTCCAGTTTCATGGAAGCGAAGCCCCGGAATCCCTGGCCGCAGCCAAAGTCATGCACGGAAAAAAAGTGATGAAAGCTATTTCGGTTGCCGGTAAATCGGATCTGGAACAAGCGCTTTACTACTCTATTGTTGCAGACAAGATCCTCTTTGATGCCAAACCGCCCAAGGGATCAGACATTCCCGGCGGCAACGGCGTTTCGTTTGACTGGACGATCCTGAAAGATCTTGACCTGAATAAGCCGTTCATGCTTTCGGGGGGATTGAATATGGACAATGTGGCGGACGCAATCCGTTTGAGCGGCGCCAAGGAAATCGACCTGTCGTCCGGCGTTGAACGCGAACGCGGTGTCAAGGATCCTGAATTGATCCGGTCGTTCCTGGCCAAAGTAAAAGATATTCAGGCGGAAGCGGGTAAGGAGTAAACGCGTGAACGATATGGCGAACAGCATCCGGACAGGTCCGGACGATCGTGGGCATTTCGGCATTTTCGGCGGCCGCTATGTGGCGGAAACCCTGATGCCGCTGATCCTGGATCTGGAAGCGCATTATAAAGCTGCCAAGAACGATCCGGAGTTTCATGCCGAAGTCGAAAAGCTGAACACGCATTATACGGGCCGCCCGTCGCCGCTCTATTTTGCCGAGCGGCTGACTGAAGAACTCGGCGGCGCGAAGATCTATTTCAAACGCGATGAGCTGAACCACACCGGATCCCACAAGATCAACAACTGCCTTGGCCAGATCCTTTTGGCCAAACGCATGGGTAAAACCCGGATCATCGCGGAAACCGGTGCAGGCCAGCATGGTGTGGCGACCGCCACCGTTTGTGCCCGCTTTGGATTGCCATGTGTTGTTTATATGGGTGCGACAGACGTTGAGCGGCAGAAGCCGAATGTCTTCCGCATGAAACTTTTGGGCGCCGAAATCGTTCCGGTAACCGCCGGTGCCGGCACCTTGAAAGACGCCATGAACGAGGCGCTGCGCGATTGGGTGACCAATGTCGACAACACCTACTATCTGATCGGCACGGCGGCAGGCCCGCACCCATATCCGGAGCTGGTGCGCGACTTCCAGTCGGTGATCGGCAAGGAGTTGCGCGACCAGATTTTGGAAGCTGAAGGCCGTTTGCCGGACGCACTCGTCGCCGCTGTTGGCGGCGGATCCAATGCGATTGGCCTGTTCCATCCGTTCCTCGACGACAAAGACGTGAAAATTGTCGGCGTCGAAGCAGGTGGACGTGGCCTGACCGGTGAAGAGCACTGCGCTTCTCTCAACGCAGGGAAGCCGGGGGTTCTTCACGGCAACCGCACCTATCTGATGCAGGATGACGACGGCCAGATCCTGGAAGGCCATTCGATTTCAGCCGGTCTCGACTACCCGGGTATTGGACCGGAGCATTCCTGGCTGAAGGAAATCGGCCGGGCGGATTATGTACCGATCATGGATGACGAGGCGCTGGAAGCCTTCCAGATGCTGACCCGGGTTGAGGGTATCATTCCGGCATTGGAACCAGCCCACGCCCTCGCTCAGGTGGCCAAAATGGCGCCGCAGATGGACAAGGATCAGATCATTGTCATGAATCTCTGCGGCCGCGGCGACAAGGACGT
Proteins encoded:
- a CDS encoding DUF2798 domain-containing protein — protein: MHPRFAPYLFGAMLSGSMSFIVSGIATFRAIGPHPEFFSFWIESWLFAWAVAFPAVLVLAPIVRKIVAKLVKAPEE
- a CDS encoding phosphoribosylanthranilate isomerase, which gives rise to MSDIKVKICGLSTEDTMEAALEAGADMVGLVFFPKSPRHVSLMDACKLADMARGKADIVALTVNMDLDGLSRINELVAPDYFQFHGSEAPESLAAAKVMHGKKVMKAISVAGKSDLEQALYYSIVADKILFDAKPPKGSDIPGGNGVSFDWTILKDLDLNKPFMLSGGLNMDNVADAIRLSGAKEIDLSSGVERERGVKDPELIRSFLAKVKDIQAEAGKE
- the trpB gene encoding tryptophan synthase subunit beta, whose amino-acid sequence is MANSIRTGPDDRGHFGIFGGRYVAETLMPLILDLEAHYKAAKNDPEFHAEVEKLNTHYTGRPSPLYFAERLTEELGGAKIYFKRDELNHTGSHKINNCLGQILLAKRMGKTRIIAETGAGQHGVATATVCARFGLPCVVYMGATDVERQKPNVFRMKLLGAEIVPVTAGAGTLKDAMNEALRDWVTNVDNTYYLIGTAAGPHPYPELVRDFQSVIGKELRDQILEAEGRLPDALVAAVGGGSNAIGLFHPFLDDKDVKIVGVEAGGRGLTGEEHCASLNAGKPGVLHGNRTYLMQDDDGQILEGHSISAGLDYPGIGPEHSWLKEIGRADYVPIMDDEALEAFQMLTRVEGIIPALEPAHALAQVAKMAPQMDKDQIIVMNLCGRGDKDVFAVGEMLGFDL